gtagaacGAGAAGAGTGAAGAGAAAATGACAGTGAGACCTCTCTCCGTGGAGTCGCTGTTACGGAAACATTATCTCCAATAGAAAAGCATCCTGAGGCGCGTATCAAACGCAAAGATTTGCTGCCACTTAACCGCGTTTTATGCCCCCGCTTCCAACCTGAGTTGACCCCCGGCCGACTCGCCGTTTGTCCTTCCCTCActccctccctctcctctcctctcctctcccccACTCGTTCACTGACTCACTCCAACGACCCGCCCAAAACGCCGTCACGCACCTCATGAGCTCCGGATTTCTCGGTTGTCGCGCGGCCGCCGTCTTCGTCGCTGTCACCGTCGCTCGCCCTGATTAAAACCCCACGCCGTCTTTAGGTACAATCTGCGCTGACGATCCTGAAGTTGTGACACGTCGATCATGGGCGTCGATTACTACAACGTCCTCAAAGTGAACCGGAGCGCGACCGACGAGGATCTCCGGAAGGCGTACAAGAGGCTGGCCATGAAGTGGCACCCGGACAAGAACCCGATCGACCACAAGGAGGCCGAGGCCAAGTTCAAGCTCATCTCGGAGGCTTACGACGTGCTGAGTGATCCGCAGAAGCGGCAGATCTACGACCTCTACGGGGACGAGGCGCTCAAGTCCGCCGACTTCCAGCCCCCCTCTCCGGCCTCCGGGACAGCGCGCGCCAACTCGTCGTTCCGGTTCGATCCGCGCAACGCCGACGATATATTCGACGATTTCTTCGGCGGATCGCCGGGTGGGCGCGGCGGTGGGAGCAGGGCGAGGGTTTTCAGGGAGAATGTGGAGAGGAACGGGAATGGAGAGGCGAGGCGGGATCTGCCGGAGAAGAAGAAGCCTCCGCCTGTGGAGAGCAAGCTGGTTTGCAGCTTGGAGGAGCTTTACAGAGGTGGAAGGAGGAAGATGAGGATTTCGCGGGTTGTTCATGATGAATTTGGGTAAGCCTTGTTAATTACTTGCCATCTTTTCTCTTTGCACAGCGGCTTTGATGATTCTTCGTCTCTATTGGCATTGTTTCTCTTGACGTTGTGATTTGCTATCTGCTAGCTTGGTAGATGTTTCAATATGCAATTcttgtttgcttttcttactgatgaattgggagaaagAGTCGAGACATTTATCTGATTTACGATAATCGGCATTGACTTTGGTAATTGCGTAATTGGGTCTAACCGCCGAAGCCAGGGGTTGTCTTAAACGAAAATAGACTACCTTTATGTGTGAATTTTTTGACTGATGTAGGTGAATTGACAGCGTGCtaacctttgaaaaatttcatctCCATTCTGCTCCTTTGAAGATACGCAGTCACTCGCTGGCAGATATTGAACTTAGTCACCGCGTCTTTCCTTGATTTATTTGTTGTCGGGTTGCTTATCCTTCAGAGTTTCTAGCTCTCTGATGTCAGGGCAATGACTTTTTGTGGGGACTGAACACATCCGATGCAGAGAGCAACCGAGCGAGGCCTGTGGATATTGCAATCAAGCATAATATGTGGAGCTAATAATTCTCTGTAGAATTTGAATTTCAAAGTCAGATTGAAATTTGCAGCCACTGCAAACTTCATTGCAATTACTTCTGAATTGTTGTCTCCTCGATTTGTTTACTGTCCAAATAATCTTCAAGTCTCCAGTGTAGTTGTGTCAATCAGGGTCGTGGATGGTTGTGTCAATTGAGCTGTCTGAATTGAAGAAATCTTTGCTCTCTGGCTGGTGAAAATTTTCCCTCTGGCTTTCTATTTTTGTTGAAAAGAGCTGAACTGACGTTCTAGACGCATATACCAACTTTCCAACTACAAGACTTGATAGTGAGGGGAAATACCGTAACaggttttcattttcctttggtCCACTTGATTGCACAATATTTAAAATATGGTTCCTTCTAATTTTAGTTTCTCCTTTTTACATGTCCTGCACATGGGGACCAGAACAcatcattttttgttcataCTTGCATTTTCCAGTTCCATTCTATGTCCGTCCTGCATAGGTTAAAGGCTTAGAAAGCCCACTGTTTAGACTTGCTTGACCTTTAAAAGCAATCCATGAAATGGGGCAGTTCAGTTTGTCAACTCAGCACATACAGAAGTCTGCTTTTACTTTCTGATTATCCTGAGTTGATACACATTCTGAAGTATGGATAGTTGGGTAATTTAGATATTTTTAGGTTTGGTATCTAAATGAACATGTAAGACCTTAATTGAGTATGCTCTGATTTTACGTGGATCAGTCTTAGTTTAGTTTCATGTACTGTCTGATTATAACATAAACTATATTGTTTCAGAATTTCAGAACCTTGGGAAGTATACTTCAGGTTCTcttccctgaattattttctttgaGCAGAAATCAGACAACTTACAAAACTTTGCCTTAGGATCGCCCTCTGAATATTTACTGTGTATGGAAACTCTGGGatatgctttctttctt
The genomic region above belongs to Rhodamnia argentea isolate NSW1041297 chromosome 6, ASM2092103v1, whole genome shotgun sequence and contains:
- the LOC115727093 gene encoding dnaJ homolog subfamily B member 4-like isoform X1, encoding MGVDYYNVLKVNRSATDEDLRKAYKRLAMKWHPDKNPIDHKEAEAKFKLISEAYDVLSDPQKRQIYDLYGDEALKSADFQPPSPASGTARANSSFRFDPRNADDIFDDFFGGSPGGRGGGSRARVFRENVERNGNGEARRDLPEKKKPPPVESKLVCSLEELYRGGRRKMRISRVVHDEFGNPKSVEETLKIDIKPGWKKGTKITFPEKGNHEPGTIPPDLIFVIEEKLHDVFKREGSDLVVTQKVTLLEALTAKTLNLMTLDGRNLIIPVMEIISPGYEVSIPNEGMPISKEPSKKGNLKIQFDIAFPLTLSEEQKSDLTRVLGGAQS
- the LOC115727093 gene encoding dnaJ homolog subfamily B member 1-like isoform X2 gives rise to the protein MGVDYYNVLKVNRSATDEDLRKAYKRLAMKWHPDKNPIDHKEAEAKFKLISEAYDVLSDPQKRQIYDLYGDEALKSADFQPPSPASGTARANSSFRFDPRNADDIFDDFFGGSPGGRGGGSRARVFRENVERNGNGEARRDLPEKKKPPPVESKLVCSLEELYRGGRRKMRISRVVHDEFGVSSSLMSGQ